From the genome of Cytobacillus firmus, one region includes:
- the priA gene encoding primosomal protein N' has translation MNIASVIVDVPAKQTDRAFDYKIPSHLKGVIFPGMRVVVPFGPRKIQGFVTGLKAVSDFQQLKSILEPMDLNPVLNQELLNLGEWLTEKTLCYKISAFQAMLPAALKAKYEKKLVMAENADRKLLPEKVCTLFQNAEEITWDDAVKGGALPLLQKEASNGNIEIIYQVKERVKKKKVKQVFAAAPSKELADYLQNLPGNATKQKEVLEYFLQEEGSVDQKELFSLLGITSSTLKGLLQKGLLGQKDVEIYRNPFGDREFERTEPLSLTEEQRKAIIPILNSIEDNRHETFLLYGVTGSGKTEVYLQSIQRVLEDGKEAIVLVPEISLTPQMVKRFKGRFGDQVAVMHSGLSAGEKYDEWRKIQRKEVKVVVGARSAIFAPFENLGIIIIDEEHETSYKQEENPRYHARDVAIKRAENHNCPVVLGSATPSLESFARAQKGVYHLLTLENRMNNQALPAVDIIDMREELREGNRSMFSRKLLEKIKDRLGKKEQIVLFLNKRGHSSFVMCRDCGYVINCPHCDISLTYHRYNQQMKCHYCGYEASVPNACPECESEHIRYFGTGTQKVEEELAKILPEAKVIRMDVDTTSRKGAHEKLLDQFQEGHADILLGTQMIAKGLDFPNITLVGVLSADTILHLPDFRSSEKTFQLLTQVSGRAGRHELEGEVIIQTYTPEHYSIELAGEQDYDKFYDREMMVRKIHRYPPFFYISLVTVSHEELMKAVSVTEKITQYIQSKLSAESIVLGPVASPIPRINNRYRYQCLIKYKREPELGQTLKKILDNYQQEISAGGLTVSIDLNPYILM, from the coding sequence ATGAATATAGCCAGTGTAATTGTCGATGTTCCTGCCAAACAGACTGACCGGGCATTTGACTATAAAATACCCTCTCATCTGAAAGGTGTCATTTTCCCCGGTATGAGGGTGGTTGTTCCATTTGGGCCGAGGAAAATACAGGGGTTTGTTACAGGATTAAAAGCAGTGTCAGATTTTCAGCAGTTAAAATCCATTTTAGAGCCGATGGATTTAAATCCAGTTCTTAATCAGGAGCTTTTGAATCTTGGTGAATGGCTGACAGAAAAGACTTTATGCTACAAAATTTCAGCCTTTCAGGCAATGCTGCCTGCAGCATTGAAGGCGAAATATGAAAAGAAGCTTGTTATGGCGGAAAATGCAGATCGTAAGCTGCTCCCAGAAAAAGTATGCACACTTTTTCAGAATGCTGAAGAAATTACCTGGGACGATGCAGTAAAGGGCGGTGCTTTACCGCTTCTTCAGAAGGAAGCATCCAATGGAAATATCGAAATTATTTACCAGGTAAAAGAACGGGTGAAAAAGAAAAAAGTCAAGCAGGTGTTTGCGGCCGCTCCTTCTAAAGAGCTTGCTGATTACCTTCAAAACCTTCCAGGCAATGCAACTAAGCAAAAGGAAGTGCTGGAGTATTTTCTTCAGGAAGAAGGATCGGTCGATCAGAAAGAGTTATTTTCCTTGCTTGGAATCACCTCCTCCACGTTAAAAGGGCTTTTGCAAAAAGGACTGCTTGGCCAGAAAGATGTGGAAATTTACCGCAATCCTTTTGGAGACCGTGAATTCGAAAGAACCGAACCGCTCTCTTTGACCGAAGAACAAAGAAAAGCCATCATCCCCATCCTTAATTCCATTGAAGATAACAGGCATGAAACCTTTTTGCTTTATGGGGTAACAGGGAGCGGGAAAACGGAGGTTTATCTTCAATCCATCCAGAGGGTGCTTGAGGATGGCAAAGAAGCCATTGTCCTTGTTCCTGAGATTTCTTTAACTCCTCAGATGGTCAAACGCTTTAAAGGAAGGTTTGGCGATCAGGTTGCGGTCATGCACAGCGGCCTGTCAGCGGGAGAAAAGTATGATGAATGGAGAAAGATTCAGCGGAAGGAAGTCAAGGTTGTAGTCGGTGCCCGGTCGGCGATCTTTGCCCCATTTGAAAACCTCGGAATTATTATAATTGATGAAGAGCACGAAACCAGCTATAAGCAGGAAGAAAACCCAAGATACCATGCAAGGGACGTTGCCATCAAAAGAGCTGAAAATCATAATTGTCCTGTGGTGCTCGGCAGTGCAACTCCTTCATTGGAATCTTTCGCGCGGGCACAAAAAGGAGTTTACCATCTCCTCACTCTCGAAAACAGAATGAACAATCAGGCTCTCCCTGCCGTTGATATCATTGATATGCGGGAAGAGCTGCGTGAAGGGAACCGGTCTATGTTCTCAAGGAAGCTCCTTGAAAAAATAAAAGACCGTCTTGGAAAAAAAGAGCAGATCGTATTATTTTTAAATAAAAGAGGACACTCCTCATTTGTTATGTGCAGGGACTGCGGATATGTAATTAATTGTCCGCATTGTGATATTTCTTTGACCTATCATCGTTATAACCAGCAGATGAAATGTCATTACTGCGGATATGAGGCATCGGTTCCAAATGCATGCCCGGAATGTGAAAGTGAGCATATCCGCTATTTTGGGACCGGTACGCAGAAAGTGGAAGAGGAATTGGCAAAGATTCTGCCGGAAGCGAAGGTAATACGGATGGATGTCGACACCACCAGCAGGAAGGGTGCACATGAAAAGCTCCTCGATCAATTCCAGGAAGGACATGCAGATATTCTTCTTGGGACCCAAATGATTGCTAAAGGCCTTGATTTCCCTAATATTACTTTAGTGGGCGTACTCTCGGCAGACACCATACTGCACTTGCCTGATTTCCGCTCTTCTGAAAAAACCTTCCAGCTGCTGACACAGGTAAGCGGGCGAGCTGGGAGGCATGAATTAGAGGGTGAGGTAATCATTCAGACCTACACTCCTGAACATTATAGTATTGAGCTGGCGGGGGAGCAGGATTACGATAAATTTTACGATAGAGAAATGATGGTCCGCAAAATCCATAGATATCCTCCTTTCTTCTATATCTCCCTTGTCACAGTCAGTCACGAGGAATTAATGAAGGCTGTTTCTGTAACCGAGAAGATCACGCAGTACATTCAGTCAAAATTATCTGCAGAGAGCATTGTTCTTGGTCCGGTTGCCTCTCCAATACCGCGGATCAATAATAGATATCGGTATCAATGTCTGATAAAATACAAACGGGAGCCGGAACTTGGCCAGACGCTGAAAAAGATCCTGGATAATTACCAGCAGGAAATTTCTGCCGGGGGCCTAACCGTCTCAATTGACCTGAATCCATATATTTTAATGTAG
- the rpoZ gene encoding DNA-directed RNA polymerase subunit omega has translation MLYPSIDSLMTKIDSKYSLVSVAAKRARKLQLNARPQLEKYKSHKNVGKALEEIHADQLHYRLGEKTANESYE, from the coding sequence ATGCTTTATCCTTCTATTGATTCTCTAATGACAAAGATTGACTCCAAATATTCACTTGTTTCTGTTGCTGCCAAGCGTGCCCGCAAGCTTCAGCTAAATGCCAGACCGCAGCTTGAAAAATACAAATCACATAAAAATGTGGGCAAAGCACTTGAGGAAATACATGCAGACCAGCTTCATTACCGCCTGGGTGAAAAAACAGCCAATGAATCATACGAGTGA
- the coaBC gene encoding bifunctional phosphopantothenoylcysteine decarboxylase/phosphopantothenate--cysteine ligase CoaBC yields MLTGKKILLCVTGGIAVYKAAALTSKLTQAGAQVKVIISESAVNFVAPLTFQALSRHDVYTDTFDEKDSKVIAHIDLADWADLILVAPATANVIGKLANGIADNMITTTLLAASSPIWIAPAMNVHMYSHPAVQKNIETLYGFGCRFIEPSEGYLACGYVGKGRLEEPEKITEIISEFFKPSRLELSGRKVVITAGPTREKIDPVRYITNHSTGKMGYAIAEAAVSSGAEVVLISGPVSINAPAGLKLIKVESAEEMYQAALNEFDYADVVIKTAAVSDYRPKVASAQKMKKQPGDEVLELERTKDILFELGQKKEKQILIGFAAETEQVEEYAKGKLMKKNADMIVANNVTAEGAGFGTDTNIVTLFKKDGSSEKLPLMSKRDVAVKILEEASKLLKDEHE; encoded by the coding sequence ATGCTGACTGGAAAGAAGATATTATTATGTGTAACCGGTGGAATTGCTGTTTATAAAGCTGCAGCCTTAACAAGCAAACTGACACAGGCCGGAGCGCAGGTGAAAGTAATCATAAGTGAATCGGCTGTTAACTTTGTTGCACCATTAACTTTTCAGGCCCTTTCAAGACATGATGTTTACACAGACACTTTTGATGAAAAAGACTCGAAGGTTATTGCGCACATCGACCTGGCTGATTGGGCCGATTTAATTCTTGTTGCCCCGGCTACAGCAAATGTGATCGGGAAGCTTGCCAATGGAATTGCAGATAATATGATCACAACAACCCTTTTGGCTGCATCATCACCGATTTGGATTGCCCCTGCAATGAATGTGCATATGTACAGCCATCCCGCTGTCCAAAAAAACATTGAAACCTTATATGGTTTTGGCTGCAGATTCATAGAGCCTTCAGAAGGGTATCTTGCATGCGGCTATGTTGGAAAAGGCAGGCTTGAAGAGCCTGAGAAAATTACAGAAATAATCAGTGAATTTTTCAAGCCTTCCAGATTGGAGCTTTCTGGCCGAAAAGTGGTCATAACTGCGGGCCCAACGAGAGAAAAAATTGATCCTGTCCGTTATATTACGAACCATTCTACGGGGAAAATGGGCTATGCAATAGCGGAAGCTGCCGTCTCTTCAGGTGCTGAAGTTGTATTAATATCCGGCCCGGTTTCAATTAACGCGCCTGCCGGATTAAAACTGATAAAGGTGGAATCTGCTGAAGAAATGTATCAAGCGGCATTAAATGAATTTGATTATGCCGATGTTGTCATAAAGACAGCTGCAGTCTCCGATTATCGTCCAAAGGTGGCTTCTGCGCAAAAAATGAAGAAACAGCCCGGGGATGAAGTATTGGAGCTTGAAAGAACAAAGGACATATTGTTCGAGCTGGGACAAAAAAAGGAGAAGCAAATCCTGATAGGGTTTGCGGCTGAAACCGAACAGGTCGAAGAGTATGCAAAGGGCAAGCTAATGAAGAAAAACGCCGATATGATCGTTGCCAATAATGTAACTGCTGAAGGTGCGGGTTTTGGAACTGACACTAATATTGTTACATTATTTAAAAAGGATGGGTCGTCGGAAAAACTTCCGCTAATGTCTAAAAGAGATGTTGCCGTGAAAATTCTTGAAGAAGCCTCGAAGCTGCTAAAGGATGAGCATGAATGA
- the fmt gene encoding methionyl-tRNA formyltransferase, with translation MTKIVFMGTPDFSVPVLKQIIDDGYEVIGVVTQPDRPVGRKKVLTPPPVKVEAEKQGIPVYQPEKIRQPDELEKVLALKPDLVVTAAFGQILPKELLDAPKYGCINVHASLLPELRGGAPIHYSILQGKEKTGITIMYMAEKLDAGDILTQVEVPITETDTVGTLHDKLSEAGSKLLSETLPKLLNGELNPIKQNEEEATFAYNIKREQEKIDWSKTGKEIYNHIRGLNPWPVAYTTFDGKVVKIWNSKKVKHAKSEEPGTIIRLEEDGIVVASGNDTAVKITELQPSGKKKMPAEQFLRGAGSNLTAGGRLGDIE, from the coding sequence ATGACAAAAATCGTTTTTATGGGCACACCCGATTTTTCAGTGCCGGTACTAAAGCAAATAATAGACGACGGATATGAAGTGATCGGAGTGGTTACTCAGCCTGACAGGCCGGTTGGAAGGAAAAAAGTCCTTACTCCCCCTCCTGTAAAAGTCGAAGCTGAAAAACAGGGCATCCCTGTGTATCAGCCCGAAAAAATCCGCCAGCCGGATGAATTGGAGAAAGTACTTGCTCTTAAGCCCGACCTTGTTGTCACAGCAGCGTTTGGGCAAATTTTGCCCAAGGAGCTTCTGGATGCGCCTAAGTATGGCTGTATAAATGTACATGCATCATTGCTTCCGGAATTGCGTGGCGGTGCACCCATTCATTACTCCATTCTGCAGGGAAAAGAAAAAACAGGTATCACCATTATGTATATGGCTGAAAAGCTGGATGCCGGCGATATATTAACACAAGTTGAGGTGCCGATTACTGAAACAGATACAGTGGGCACTCTTCACGATAAACTTAGCGAGGCAGGATCCAAGCTTTTGTCTGAAACCCTGCCGAAACTGCTGAATGGCGAACTGAATCCCATTAAGCAAAATGAAGAAGAAGCCACTTTTGCCTATAACATTAAAAGAGAACAGGAAAAAATCGACTGGAGCAAAACCGGAAAAGAAATTTATAACCACATTAGAGGTTTAAACCCCTGGCCGGTTGCTTATACAACATTTGACGGCAAAGTGGTTAAAATCTGGAATTCAAAGAAAGTCAAACATGCTAAAAGTGAAGAACCGGGAACAATCATCAGGCTTGAGGAAGACGGGATCGTTGTGGCATCAGGGAATGATACAGCCGTTAAAATAACTGAACTGCAGCCTTCAGGAAAGAAAAAGATGCCGGCAGAACAATTTTTAAGAGGTGCAGGATCCAATCTGACTGCCGGTGGCCGTCTGGGAGACATAGAATGA
- the def gene encoding peptide deformylase, whose translation MAVKKIVTYPAEILEAECEPVKVFDKKLGKLLNDMYDTMLEFDGVGLAAPQIGQKLQIAIVDIDDEFGTIEMINPEILETDGEQTGPEGCLSFPGLYGEVTRPEYVKIKAQDRKGKFFTLEAEDFLARAILHEFDHLHGVLFTSKVTRYLNEEELEGLEAE comes from the coding sequence TTGGCGGTAAAAAAAATTGTTACTTATCCGGCTGAAATTCTGGAGGCAGAATGCGAACCAGTTAAAGTCTTTGATAAGAAGCTTGGTAAATTGTTAAATGATATGTATGATACGATGCTTGAATTCGATGGTGTCGGGCTTGCTGCTCCGCAAATTGGGCAAAAACTGCAAATTGCCATTGTTGATATAGATGATGAGTTTGGAACAATTGAAATGATCAATCCGGAAATTCTTGAAACGGATGGGGAGCAGACAGGCCCTGAGGGATGCTTGAGTTTTCCGGGCTTATATGGTGAAGTTACAAGGCCTGAATATGTCAAAATAAAGGCGCAGGACCGCAAAGGGAAATTTTTTACCCTGGAGGCTGAGGATTTCCTGGCAAGAGCGATCCTCCATGAATTTGATCATTTGCATGGGGTGCTATTTACCTCAAAAGTAACAAGATACTTGAATGAAGAAGAGTTGGAAGGATTGGAAGCTGAATGA